The following proteins come from a genomic window of Iamia sp. SCSIO 61187:
- a CDS encoding ABC transporter ATP-binding protein, with protein sequence MRRARGSDAVAPAGRSREGWRLLLRQMRVQWAGILAGVAVGLVWTVGRVSIPSLVQRAIDQGMEQGDQGRITYWAVVIALVATVTAACTGLRRYMAFREARRAEAHLRDRLFAHLIRLSFPFHDRTATGQLMSRANTDLQQLQNFFSIIPLALANVVTVLATAVILVTINPLLTLLSLGALPFLVVLTRKMSADLFPTQMAVQQESAELAEVVEETVAGVRVVKGFGAEGVQDTRLRREADDVFDASMAGAAVRARYWPTLELLPTVGLILVLGYGGHLVIDGRLSVGELVAFNAYVTLLVWPMRMLGWIVAMAQRAVASAERVAELLDTDVDVDEPSRPVPLPARVAAGDGPGVGRVAFEDVSFGYAFGDVAGPRVLDGFSLEIPAGQSVAVVGGTGSGKSTVARLLCRFYDVDAGAVRLDGVDVRDVGLHDLRRAVGLVFEDTFLFSDSIGANIAFADPDASLAAVERAARLAGAHEFVSDLPQGYDTLIGERGYSLSGGQRQRIAIARAILADPRVLILDDATSAVDPTKEHEIRDALAEVMRGRTTIVIAHRPATIALAERVVLVDGGRVVADGTHRSLLASSARYRQVLASASAADEAAAAEAAAAQAGRAGADEGASLPVGGGS encoded by the coding sequence GTGCGTCGTGCCAGGGGATCCGACGCCGTGGCCCCCGCGGGCCGATCCCGCGAGGGGTGGCGGCTGCTGCTCCGGCAGATGCGCGTCCAGTGGGCCGGGATCCTCGCCGGCGTCGCCGTCGGCCTGGTGTGGACGGTCGGCCGGGTCAGCATCCCGTCGCTCGTGCAGCGGGCCATCGACCAGGGGATGGAGCAGGGCGACCAGGGGCGGATCACCTACTGGGCCGTCGTCATCGCCCTGGTGGCGACGGTGACCGCGGCCTGCACCGGGCTCCGGCGGTACATGGCCTTCCGCGAGGCCCGCCGGGCCGAGGCCCACCTGCGCGACCGGCTCTTCGCCCACCTGATCCGGCTGTCGTTCCCCTTCCACGACCGGACGGCCACCGGGCAGCTGATGAGCCGGGCCAACACCGACCTCCAGCAGCTCCAGAACTTCTTCTCCATCATCCCGCTGGCCCTGGCCAACGTCGTCACCGTCCTGGCCACGGCGGTGATCCTGGTGACGATCAACCCGCTGCTGACGCTGCTGTCCCTCGGCGCCCTGCCGTTCCTGGTCGTCCTGACCCGGAAGATGAGCGCTGACCTGTTCCCGACCCAGATGGCGGTGCAGCAGGAGTCGGCCGAGCTGGCCGAGGTGGTCGAGGAGACGGTGGCCGGCGTCCGCGTCGTCAAGGGCTTCGGCGCCGAGGGCGTCCAGGACACTCGGCTGCGCCGCGAGGCCGACGACGTGTTCGACGCGTCGATGGCGGGCGCCGCCGTCCGGGCCCGCTACTGGCCGACCCTCGAGCTGCTGCCCACGGTCGGCCTGATCCTCGTGCTCGGCTACGGCGGGCACCTCGTGATCGACGGCCGGCTGAGCGTGGGCGAGCTGGTCGCCTTCAACGCCTACGTGACCCTCCTGGTGTGGCCCATGCGGATGCTGGGGTGGATCGTGGCCATGGCCCAGCGGGCGGTGGCCTCGGCCGAGCGGGTGGCGGAGCTCCTCGACACCGACGTCGACGTCGACGAGCCCAGCCGCCCGGTGCCGCTGCCGGCGCGGGTCGCGGCCGGCGACGGACCCGGTGTCGGGCGCGTCGCCTTCGAGGACGTGAGCTTCGGCTACGCCTTCGGCGACGTCGCCGGGCCCCGGGTCCTCGACGGGTTCTCCCTGGAGATCCCCGCCGGCCAGTCGGTCGCCGTCGTGGGCGGGACCGGGAGCGGGAAGTCCACCGTCGCCCGGCTGCTGTGCCGGTTCTACGACGTCGACGCCGGCGCCGTCCGCCTCGACGGGGTCGACGTGCGCGACGTCGGCCTCCACGACCTGCGCCGGGCCGTCGGCCTGGTCTTCGAGGACACGTTCCTCTTCAGCGACTCGATCGGCGCCAACATCGCCTTCGCCGACCCCGACGCCTCGCTCGCCGCCGTCGAGCGGGCCGCCCGGCTGGCCGGCGCCCACGAGTTCGTGAGCGACCTGCCCCAGGGCTACGACACGCTCATCGGCGAGCGGGGCTACTCGCTCTCGGGCGGCCAGCGCCAGCGCATCGCCATCGCCCGGGCCATCCTGGCCGACCCGCGGGTCCTGATCCTCGACGACGCCACCAGCGCCGTCGACCCCACCAAGGAGCACGAGATCCGCGACGCCCTGGCCGAGGTCATGCGGGGGCGGACGACCATCGTGATCGCCCACCGTCCCGCCACCATCGCCCTGGCCGAGCGGGTCGTGCTCGTCGACGGTGGCCGCGTCGTCGCGGACGGCACCCACCGGTCCCTCCTCGCCTCGAGCGCCCGGTACCGCCAGGTCCTGGCCTCGGCCAGCGCCGCCGACGAGGCGGCGGCGGCCGAGGCGGCGGCGGCCCAGGCCGGGAGGGCGGGGGCCGACGAGGGTGCGTCTCTGCCGGTCGGGGGCGGGTCGTGA